In a single window of the Raphanus sativus cultivar WK10039 chromosome 9, ASM80110v3, whole genome shotgun sequence genome:
- the LOC108823554 gene encoding uncharacterized protein LOC108823554 isoform X3: MSSPLIVHGRRRFFELQKWRHSRSAVQNASPFSSAAIVSGKGQNFTVSTYLVESLGFTTKLAESISRKVNFKDIKVNPDSVLDLFRTHGFTDSQISSIITGYPHVLIADSETCLAPKLQFLKSRGASTSELTEVLSKVPKILVSKKDKALSIYYEFVKDIVEADKSYKFKKLSPSSSLLPQGSKQENKMRNLSVLRELGMPQKLLFSLLKSDFQLVCGKDKFEESLKKALEMGFDPTTRRFVEALHMLHGLSNKTVKARVKVCKRLGFTVEEVWTIFKKWPIFLGYSDKNIADSVETFVALGFSRDESVLIVKRFPQCIGLSVEMVKKKTEFVVKEMNWPLKAVASYPQVFGLSMEKRIVPRCEVIKALMSKGLLGSELPSIGSALLCTNDTFLER; this comes from the exons ATGTCTTCTCCTCTAATAGTCCATGGAAGAAGAAGGTTCTTTGAGTTGCAGAAATGGCGTCATTCGAGATCCGCAGTGCAAAATGCATCTCCTTTCTCCTCTGCTGCAATTGTGAGTGGAAAAGGTCAAAACTTTACAGTCTCTACTTACCTCGTTGAGTCTCTGGGTTTCACCACAAAACTCGCAGAATCCATCTCCAGGAAGGTGAATTTTAAGGACATCAAGGTTAACCCAGATTCTGTTCTGGATCTCTTCAGAACTCATGGCTTCACAGATTCTCAGATCTCCAGTATCATTACGGGTTACCCGCACGTGCTTATAGCAGATTCTGAGACATGTCTTGCTCCTAAGCTTCAGTTTTTAAAGTCAAGAGGAGCTTCAACCTCTGAGCTCACCGAGGTTCTTTCAAAAGTTCCTAAAATCCTGGTTTCCAAAAAGGACAAAGCTTTAAGTATATACTATGAATTTGTCAAAGATATTGTAGAAGCTGACAAGAGTTACAAGTTCAAGAAGttgtctccttcttcttctttgctgcCACAGGGTAGTAAACAGGAGAACAAGATGAGGAACTTATCAGTCTTGAGAGAACTGGGCATGCCTCAGAAATTGTTATTCTCATTGCTAAAATCCGATTTCCAGCTTGTATGCGGGAAAGACAAGTTCGAAGAGTCACTCAAGAAGGCCCTTGAGATGGGTTTTGATCCCACCACCCGTAGGTTTGTTGAAGCTCTGCACATGCTTCACGGATTGAGCAACAAAACAGTAAAAGCAAGAGTTAAAGTCTGTAAAAGGCTAGGCTTTACTGTGGAGGAGGTGTGGACAATCTTCAAGAAGTGGCCAATCTTCCTGGGATACTCGGACAAGAATATAGCTGACTCTGTTGAGACATTCGTAGCCCTGGGCTTCAGCAGAGATGAGTCTGTTTTGATTGTCAAGCGCTTTCCTCAGTGCATTGGATTATCTGTTGagatggtgaagaagaagactgaGTTTGTTGTGAAGGAGATGAATTGGCCACTGAAGGCTGTGGCTTCCTACCCTCAGGTGTTTGGACTTAGCATGGAGAAGAGGATTGTCCCGAGGTGTGAAGTAATCAAAGCTCTAATGTCCAAAGGATTGCTTGGAAGTGAACTCCCTTCAATTGGATCTGCTTTGCTATGTACCAATGATACGTTTTTAGAAAG GTAG
- the LOC108823554 gene encoding uncharacterized protein LOC108823554 isoform X2 produces the protein MSSPLIVHGRRRFFELQKWRHSRSAVQNASPFSSAAIVSGKGQNFTVSTYLVESLGFTTKLAESISRKVNFKDIKVNPDSVLDLFRTHGFTDSQISSIITGYPHVLIADSETCLAPKLQFLKSRGASTSELTEVLSKVPKILVSKKDKALSIYYEFVKDIVEADKSYKFKKLSPSSSLLPQGSKQENKMRNLSVLRELGMPQKLLFSLLKSDFQLVCGKDKFEESLKKALEMGFDPTTRRFVEALHMLHGLSNKTVKARVKVCKRLGFTVEEVWTIFKKWPIFLGYSDKNIADSVETFVALGFSRDESVLIVKRFPQCIGLSVEMVKKKTEFVVKEMNWPLKAVASYPQVFGLSMEKRIVPRCEVIKALMSKGLLGSELPSIGSALLCTNDTFLES, from the exons ATGTCTTCTCCTCTAATAGTCCATGGAAGAAGAAGGTTCTTTGAGTTGCAGAAATGGCGTCATTCGAGATCCGCAGTGCAAAATGCATCTCCTTTCTCCTCTGCTGCAATTGTGAGTGGAAAAGGTCAAAACTTTACAGTCTCTACTTACCTCGTTGAGTCTCTGGGTTTCACCACAAAACTCGCAGAATCCATCTCCAGGAAGGTGAATTTTAAGGACATCAAGGTTAACCCAGATTCTGTTCTGGATCTCTTCAGAACTCATGGCTTCACAGATTCTCAGATCTCCAGTATCATTACGGGTTACCCGCACGTGCTTATAGCAGATTCTGAGACATGTCTTGCTCCTAAGCTTCAGTTTTTAAAGTCAAGAGGAGCTTCAACCTCTGAGCTCACCGAGGTTCTTTCAAAAGTTCCTAAAATCCTGGTTTCCAAAAAGGACAAAGCTTTAAGTATATACTATGAATTTGTCAAAGATATTGTAGAAGCTGACAAGAGTTACAAGTTCAAGAAGttgtctccttcttcttctttgctgcCACAGGGTAGTAAACAGGAGAACAAGATGAGGAACTTATCAGTCTTGAGAGAACTGGGCATGCCTCAGAAATTGTTATTCTCATTGCTAAAATCCGATTTCCAGCTTGTATGCGGGAAAGACAAGTTCGAAGAGTCACTCAAGAAGGCCCTTGAGATGGGTTTTGATCCCACCACCCGTAGGTTTGTTGAAGCTCTGCACATGCTTCACGGATTGAGCAACAAAACAGTAAAAGCAAGAGTTAAAGTCTGTAAAAGGCTAGGCTTTACTGTGGAGGAGGTGTGGACAATCTTCAAGAAGTGGCCAATCTTCCTGGGATACTCGGACAAGAATATAGCTGACTCTGTTGAGACATTCGTAGCCCTGGGCTTCAGCAGAGATGAGTCTGTTTTGATTGTCAAGCGCTTTCCTCAGTGCATTGGATTATCTGTTGagatggtgaagaagaagactgaGTTTGTTGTGAAGGAGATGAATTGGCCACTGAAGGCTGTGGCTTCCTACCCTCAGGTGTTTGGACTTAGCATGGAGAAGAGGATTGTCCCGAGGTGTGAAGTAATCAAAGCTCTAATGTCCAAAGGATTGCTTGGAAGTGAACTCCCTTCAATTGGATCTGCTTTGCTATGTACCAATGATACGTTTTTAGAAAG TTGA